One genomic region from Nostoc sphaeroides encodes:
- a CDS encoding glycosyltransferase family 4 protein — MRIALFTETFLPKVDGIVTRLRHTVDHLQRSGNQVLVIAPDGGITEHKGAKVYGITGFPLPLYPELKMALPRPAIGYALEEFKPDIIHVVNPAVLGLSGIFYSKILKIPLVASYHTHLPQYLQHYGLGMLEGFLWELLKGAHNQAALNLCTSTAMVEELTAHGIERVDLWQRGVDTELFHPDLASVEMRSRLSKNHPESPLLLYVGRLSAEKEIERIKPILEAIPEARLALVGDGPHREALQKHFAGTNTYFVGYLMGQELGSAFASADAFIFPSRTETLGLVLLEAMAAGCPVVAARSGGIPDIVTDGVNGYLFEPTADVQGALAATVRLLEQKQQRDIIRQNARQEAESWGWPSATRQLVDYYQKVIFSEKLAKSGSRE; from the coding sequence ATGAGAATTGCCCTATTTACCGAAACCTTTTTACCCAAGGTTGACGGCATTGTAACGCGCCTGCGCCATACTGTTGACCATTTACAGCGTAGTGGTAATCAAGTACTGGTGATTGCCCCTGATGGAGGCATCACAGAACACAAAGGCGCTAAAGTTTACGGCATAACTGGCTTTCCTTTGCCATTGTATCCAGAATTGAAAATGGCACTTCCGCGCCCAGCCATTGGGTACGCTTTAGAAGAGTTCAAGCCAGATATTATTCATGTCGTGAATCCAGCAGTTTTAGGTTTATCTGGGATATTTTATAGCAAAATCCTCAAAATACCCTTAGTGGCGTCTTATCATACCCATTTACCCCAATATCTCCAGCATTACGGTTTGGGGATGCTGGAGGGTTTTCTTTGGGAACTGCTCAAAGGCGCTCATAATCAAGCAGCTTTAAATCTATGTACTTCCACAGCAATGGTGGAGGAACTGACAGCACATGGTATTGAACGTGTAGATTTATGGCAACGTGGGGTGGATACGGAATTATTTCACCCTGATTTAGCTAGTGTAGAGATGCGATCGCGCCTATCAAAAAATCATCCAGAAAGTCCATTATTACTTTACGTGGGGCGACTTTCTGCTGAAAAAGAAATTGAGCGCATCAAACCAATTTTAGAAGCAATTCCCGAAGCGCGGTTAGCATTGGTTGGGGATGGCCCCCACCGTGAAGCATTGCAAAAACACTTTGCTGGCACAAACACTTATTTTGTTGGGTATCTCATGGGGCAAGAATTAGGTTCTGCTTTTGCGAGTGCTGATGCCTTTATCTTTCCTTCCCGTACAGAAACACTAGGTTTAGTATTACTAGAAGCGATGGCTGCTGGCTGTCCGGTAGTAGCAGCCCGTTCCGGGGGGATTCCTGATATTGTCACAGATGGGGTAAATGGATATCTTTTTGAGCCAACAGCAGATGTTCAAGGAGCATTAGCTGCTACTGTTCGCCTGTTAGAACAAAAACAACAACGAGACATCATTCGTCAAAATGCTCGCCAGGAGGCAGAAAGTTGGGGTTGGCCATCTGCTACCAGACAGCTAGTAGATTACTATCAAAAGGTAATATTTTCTGAAAAATTGGCAAAATCAGGGAGTAGGGAGTAG
- a CDS encoding DUF4291 domain-containing protein, producing MRLITEPYLTQVINWPENGCHILAQYDDHSIVVYQAYRPSIGNFAATYGYFGGDFSFERMSWIKPNFLWMMYRSGWGTQNGQEVVLAIWIKRSAIEEILAAAVHSSYVPELYPDKSAWQRALKRSQVRLQWDPDHHPSGTKLERRAIQLGLRGEVLAAYAKDWIVNIEDISDFVQKQRQNIKSECAELITPRERVYSVFDTETQAKLRLSAWTE from the coding sequence GTGCGGCTGATAACAGAACCTTATTTAACTCAAGTCATTAATTGGCCTGAAAATGGTTGTCATATTTTAGCACAATATGACGACCATTCAATTGTTGTTTATCAGGCGTATCGTCCATCTATTGGTAACTTCGCCGCCACCTACGGTTATTTTGGTGGTGACTTCAGTTTTGAGCGGATGAGTTGGATAAAACCTAACTTCCTTTGGATGATGTATCGTTCTGGATGGGGTACACAAAATGGGCAAGAGGTAGTGTTAGCTATTTGGATTAAGCGTTCGGCAATTGAAGAAATTTTAGCGGCGGCTGTTCATTCCAGCTACGTTCCAGAACTTTATCCTGATAAAAGTGCATGGCAAAGAGCATTGAAGCGATCGCAAGTCCGCCTACAATGGGATCCAGACCATCACCCATCTGGGACAAAATTAGAAAGACGCGCTATTCAGTTAGGGTTACGTGGCGAAGTACTAGCTGCTTACGCCAAAGATTGGATTGTCAACATTGAGGATATCTCAGACTTTGTACAAAAACAGAGGCAAAACATTAAATCTGAATGTGCAGAGTTGATTACACCACGGGAGAGGGTCTATTCTGTGTTTGATACCGAAACACAAGCAAAGCTGAGATTATCTGCCTGGACTGAATAG
- a CDS encoding NAD-dependent epimerase/dehydratase family protein: MKVLVIGGDGYCGWATALYLSNRGYEVGILDSLVRRHWDNELGVETLTPIALIQQRLQRWQDLTGKSIDLFIGDITNYEFLHKTLQKFQPNALVHFGEQRSAPFSMIDREHAVVTQVNNVVGTLNLLYAMREDFPDCHLVKLGTMGEYGTPNIDIEEGYITIEHNGRKDTLPYPKQPGSMYHLSKVHDSHNIHFACRIWGLRATDLNQGVVYGVLTEETGMDELLINRLDYDGVFGTALNRFCIQAAIGHPLTVYGKGGQTRGFLDIRDTVRCVELAIANPAEAGEFRVFNQFTEQFSVGDLALMVKKAGNAMGLNVEINHLDNPRVEKEEHYFNAKNTKLLDLGLQPHLLSDSLLDSLLNFAIKYQTRVDHKQILPKVSWHRN; encoded by the coding sequence ATGAAAGTCCTGGTTATTGGTGGTGATGGATATTGCGGTTGGGCAACTGCTCTTTACCTTTCCAATCGAGGTTATGAAGTTGGAATTTTAGATAGTTTGGTGCGGCGGCATTGGGATAATGAACTTGGTGTTGAAACTCTCACTCCGATCGCACTAATTCAACAACGTCTCCAGCGCTGGCAAGATTTGACGGGTAAATCTATCGATTTGTTCATCGGCGATATTACGAATTACGAATTTCTTCATAAAACATTACAGAAATTTCAGCCAAATGCTCTGGTGCATTTTGGTGAACAGCGTTCGGCCCCATTTTCCATGATTGACCGAGAACATGCAGTTGTTACCCAGGTCAATAATGTAGTTGGTACGTTGAACTTGCTGTACGCCATGCGGGAAGATTTCCCCGACTGTCATTTGGTGAAGCTGGGGACGATGGGCGAATACGGTACACCCAACATCGACATCGAAGAAGGGTATATCACCATTGAACACAATGGACGCAAGGATACCCTACCTTATCCCAAGCAACCCGGTTCAATGTACCATTTAAGCAAAGTCCATGATAGTCATAACATCCACTTTGCTTGCCGGATTTGGGGATTGCGGGCAACTGATTTAAATCAGGGTGTAGTTTATGGCGTCTTAACCGAAGAAACGGGGATGGACGAACTATTGATTAATCGGCTGGATTACGATGGTGTGTTTGGTACTGCACTAAACCGCTTTTGTATTCAAGCAGCGATCGGACACCCTTTAACCGTTTATGGTAAAGGTGGGCAAACTCGCGGATTTTTGGATATTCGGGATACAGTACGATGTGTGGAATTAGCGATCGCTAACCCTGCTGAGGCTGGTGAATTCCGCGTATTTAACCAATTTACCGAACAATTCAGCGTCGGCGACTTGGCATTGATGGTGAAAAAAGCTGGTAACGCTATGGGATTGAATGTAGAAATCAATCACTTAGATAATCCCAGAGTCGAGAAAGAAGAACATTACTTCAACGCTAAAAACACTAAATTGCTCGATTTAGGTTTACAGCCTCACTTGCTTTCTGATTCTTTACTCGATTCTCTGTTAAACTTTGCCATCAAGTATCAGACGCGAGTTGATCACAAACAAATTCTGCCCAAAGTCTCTTGGCACAGAAATTAG
- a CDS encoding NF041680 family putative transposase has product MAMPKFNNNQLIAQFQDFRQKIYNCFESCSDACMNLLDALAGNTGANSIAELSLSPLFPRTYNSIYKAIIASFNTTSQEMNNEEQEGGKEEEEKEEKPNNLIRVVSELIRQPQQRPFYLFAIDTTPHPRPYARTLAERGYIYQPNTIKGNKPINIGHSYSILSILPEKETVNAAPWSIPISGERVSLDKTGVDVGSEQISEVMSDSSLPWQEKLCVLVADSAYSQRSFLFEQSKHKNLVVIARVRSNRIFYQSPPVDSSKKKRGCPKKYGERFNLADVETWHSPDETTQIQQTTRKGRLLNITILAWHQMLMRGTKHQKMYRHPFTLIRIHVTDDTNQSLWKPMWLIVIGEQRGEISPTVANHCYRQRFDIEHMLRFSKQHLLMTEFQTPDVLHEENWIRLVMLAYAQLWAAKDLATHLPRPWERYLKPQSDTIMTPSTVQRDFPRIISEIGTPARSPKTRGNSIGRVQGQAQTQRTKHPVVKKQSKSTPNKQKAA; this is encoded by the coding sequence ATGGCTATGCCAAAATTTAATAACAATCAATTAATAGCGCAATTTCAAGATTTTAGACAAAAAATTTACAACTGTTTTGAATCATGTAGTGATGCCTGTATGAATTTGTTGGATGCGCTTGCGGGGAATACGGGAGCCAATTCAATTGCTGAGTTATCTTTAAGTCCTTTGTTTCCAAGAACCTATAACTCTATTTATAAAGCTATAATTGCATCATTTAATACAACTAGTCAGGAGATGAACAATGAAGAACAAGAAGGAGGAAAAGAAGAAGAAGAAAAAGAAGAAAAACCAAATAACTTAATTAGGGTGGTGTCTGAGTTAATTAGGCAACCACAACAACGCCCTTTTTACTTATTTGCAATAGATACAACACCACATCCGCGTCCTTACGCGAGGACTTTAGCTGAACGTGGGTATATTTACCAGCCAAATACTATCAAGGGTAACAAACCTATTAATATTGGTCATTCTTATTCGATACTTTCTATCTTACCAGAGAAAGAAACTGTGAATGCAGCCCCTTGGTCAATACCAATATCAGGAGAAAGGGTATCACTTGATAAAACTGGTGTTGATGTGGGTAGTGAACAAATTTCCGAAGTGATGTCTGATTCATCACTGCCCTGGCAGGAAAAATTGTGTGTCTTAGTAGCAGATAGCGCCTATAGTCAGCGTTCATTTCTGTTTGAACAGTCCAAACACAAAAATTTGGTAGTGATAGCCAGAGTTCGTAGTAATCGAATTTTCTACCAATCTCCACCCGTTGACTCCTCAAAGAAAAAACGTGGTTGTCCAAAAAAATACGGTGAACGGTTTAATTTAGCTGATGTTGAAACTTGGCACTCTCCCGACGAGACAACACAAATTCAGCAGACAACCCGTAAGGGTCGTCTTTTAAACATCACCATACTCGCTTGGCATCAAATGTTGATGAGGGGAACCAAGCACCAAAAAATGTACCGTCATCCTTTTACTCTGATTAGGATTCATGTGACTGATGATACTAATCAATCTCTCTGGAAACCAATGTGGTTAATTGTCATAGGTGAGCAACGTGGAGAAATCTCACCTACAGTTGCAAACCATTGCTATAGACAAAGGTTTGATATTGAACACATGTTGCGATTTAGCAAGCAGCATTTGTTGATGACGGAGTTTCAAACTCCAGACGTCTTGCATGAGGAAAATTGGATACGTTTAGTAATGCTTGCTTACGCACAACTCTGGGCGGCAAAAGATTTAGCAACACACTTACCTAGACCGTGGGAGCGTTATTTAAAACCTCAAAGTGATACAATCATGACTCCCAGTACCGTGCAACGCGATTTTCCGAGAATTATTTCAGAGATTGGTACACCCGCTCGTTCTCCCAAAACCCGAGGAAATTCAATCGGTCGAGTTCAAGGTCAGGCTCAAACGCAACGCACTAAGCATCCTGTTGTCAAGAAGCAGTCAAAATCAACACCTAATAAACAAAAAGCCGCGTAA